GAATGGCGCACTGAACACatgaaacataaaaaatgaaGTGAATAGTCTTCTTTGGGGtttaaaaaacacaaactcCTCACTCCGCCCCTTAATACAATAAGCATGTTgtaacatttaaattgaactttaactttattaaaaggaaaacaccTCTAACAAATATATCGAAGGGAAAATTTCAATACTAGTTTTAAGTAGTTGGGAAACTACATCTGAAATATTAGTTGGCAGTTACTCTGCTATTCATGTAAAATTGCTGGGCGGAGAGCAACAAAGTcaaaacatatatacatgcGGCAATCCAGCAGTTGTAGGCATTCTGAAAAAATTTACCTTGCATTAGCAGACGTATGTGTACATATGGTTGTTGTAAAAAGAGAACATACCTGATTGTATGCTCTATTTGCAGCTGCATAAAAATCTTCCAACGAATGGTATTCCTCCTCAAGAGGTAAGTCCTCAATGAGGGCTACACTATTTATGTAGAAGAATAGACCCATTAAAACCTttaacataaatatgtaaGTGGTTACTTTTTGAAACTTTGACGAAATTAGATTCTCAGTACTCACCAATTGGACAATACCCCAAACAGAGATAATAAGACCACAAAGTGATAGTTTCGGGCCacagattttcattttcttaaatttttgttaaacACTTTTAAGAGAATAAAAAGTTTCAGCAAACACAATTCGTCACAATTCCTCAATGAAAACTGTGATTTTGTCAGGTGAACATATCATGTGACCAAACTTTTGGTGTGGCTGtgcacaaataaaattaaaaaactgatGCAAATGTAAGCGATAAAAAACATAAGCTCGTCAAACTAGCGTCGGTGAGCTAGTGACGATTTAGGAGCGGTGGAAAAGGAACAAGGGCCGTTTTAGTAATTTTAGTCACTGCCCGGAGCGTGTGAAGCGCAATGGTCAACATTCTACTGCCCGGAGCGTGTGAAGCGCGATGTCAGCATTCTGCCGTGAGCGCTGCTTCAGAAAACGGGCTACTTCatattaagcttaagttttctgtctttAGTTTTAAAACTCATCAGAACGCGCATAGTCGCATAATAAATCGCAATACACAAAATCGTTGCCTGTTAATTTatataacaatatatatataatatattataatatatatattatatatatatatatatatatacaatacaatacaataagtataataaataaatatatatatacatatatatatatataataataataattttaatattattaattttattattataattattaatattttaatatatatgtcGGAGATTGAGTAGATCTAAcatattatttgaattattatttgaatgtAACCgacatttgtttattgatcCGTATGTTAAGGATGAGCAGCGAGTAATAAAATTCACGGAATGAGTTCCGTTATTGAGTGGGCAtcatttgtgtgtgtattcAAATTAGCATGgcgcctgttgttgttgtggtagAGTTTTGTGGAAACGAAGTAaggataaaacaaa
The sequence above is drawn from the Drosophila melanogaster chromosome 2R genome and encodes:
- the RNASEK gene encoding ribonuclease kappa, isoform A; this encodes MKICGPKLSLCGLIISVWGIVQLVLMGLFFYINSVALIEDLPLEEEYHSLEDFYAAANRAYNQNAYNCWIAACIYVLTLLLSAQQFYMNSRVTAN